A region of the Salvelinus alpinus chromosome 24, SLU_Salpinus.1, whole genome shotgun sequence genome:
ACATTCACCTTTGACCCAGATTAACATAGCAGCTCCTCCACAGAAGAACAGCGGCAGGGATGTAGTGGAGCGGAAACAAACGTTAAAAAAGTGTTTATTATGTTGTTAGCACACCTGGCTATTACATCAACTAGCATGGCTAGCATTAGTGCTTACGTTACTCAATCCTCTACGCCTGTCATCTTGGCCGGCATTCAACGTATAGCCacctttatatattttttaccactacatcccTGTAAGCAGAGACACAAAAACAGCACAGCAACATAAATACTTTAGTAGCACACGTGCAAAGTTTCCTATTTTAACAGAGGTGTAGTTTTAGGcctctattcaatcagatccgcaTAGCGGTTGTTCTGGCGGAGGcggaactgcgttagagctgtcaaatccacaagcggctcctggcattatacctaaagcggacattgccattggctgcaagGAGTCGCATTAACGTAAATCctatgcagccttgtttacaagttggaaCACAGGAatttgagatgtaatctacacatCAATTAGGCTGACAGAAATCCTCATTTTGATTTCATGATTTTTCATTCTGAGCATAATTATTTCTGTATAGCCTATACTTTCTCGTTCGGAACTTCCAACTCTTTGTGACAATGATCGCaaaagagcagctgctcacagaTTTGATGCTGCCAAAACATCCACTATGCTGGTGTCCGCTGTCTCCagttaacgcttgatctgattgaatctaggccttagaGTTTGTTTCACACAGAGTGATGTGAGGAGGGATAGATGGCTGCAAATTATGCAGTTGGACGAGCTGACAGACACAGAAACTCATTAGCAAACCAATCAGACACCTCAGTGAGTCAAATCATCATAAAACCTTTTGAACGTATACATTAgaataaacacacacgcacacccgatatcatacacacacacacatgcacacacatattgTACATCTACACAAACTATCCATTCCTGGTCAAAAGCAAAAGCATGCACTGCAGTAATGCCAATATCCTACTGCAGTTTCCCCACAAACTAGACATTTAGATAATCGTATGGATACCTAGAAAGTAATCCATGTAAACAAGTAAAATGGGTGAAATATCCTTTTAACATGACAAGCCGGAATCCTTCATTGACGCTTCTCTAGTTCGGATTCTGTCCTTACAGAATCAATATTTTGTAACATAGTAAAACTATGGCACCTAGGCTGACTAAAGTACGTATCTTATCACCTAACTTGTATTCACATCAGACCCGTAGCACTGAGGGTAGCAGCAATATGTACCTTTGATAAAACTCAGGCTACGTTTAcaatcaacctggtctcagagcatttcgtatgattctgtacgtaaatctgaAAACactatgttacgtttcgtatggtatgtattcatttgtgattgaccgtcacccatttcatatgatatgttacgaattatagctagctggctaacattagctaggctaggagttagggttgggtgttagggttaagtttaggggttAAGTAACCAtcggtcttatgtaaccctaccaaacGTGACATATCATATCAAatcaacatatcatactaatttgagtgtcctggatttacgtTTACCATGTTAGGTCTAGTCAATGAGACCAGGCTGTTACAATGGCTTTTTCATATATCATCCCGTTAAAATCCACCTGCTTTCTGCTTAAACACATAGTTTAATGTTATACCAACTCAGCAACAAATAACCTAAACACGCATAAGCAGATATTACTTTTCTGTTTATGGATTTAAATGAGGTCACACACCAAGATGGTGAAACTGACAAGCTAGCTCACAGGAGATTGCCCATATATCACACACACccgcagacacacaaacacacacacagacacacgcacacacacactagagcgaAGAAGAGAAGAACTACATACTAGAGCGATTTCCAGCAGACTTTCATAAGAGAGAAAGGTTGGAGGGAACGAGGCACGACATTTGAGAAAGGCCATCGAGTTTTGTAGAGGGTAAGCTACCGTATGAGACAAGCagcatggcagagagagagaaagacagagggatggagagagaatcacaacagaaagaaacagagagagcaaggtaaggagagagagagagacaacgtgagaaagataaatggagagagagagagagagggagagagagagagagagagagagagagagagagagagagagagagagagagagagagagagagagagagagagagagagagagagagagagagagagagagagagagagagagagagagagagagagagagagagagagagagagatgtagggataCAGGTAAAGACAAAGAAAGAGTTAAACAGAtacaaagaaacaaagaaacagGGAAGAGCTATCGCTAGCAGCTCAGAGATTTCTTACTGAATAAATTCCTTTTGACAGAGACCCACAGCAACAGAGAACAAAGCCCTAAGCTgtcccacaacacacacacacacacacacacacacacacacacacacacacacacacacacacacacacacacacacacacacacacacacacacacacagttttctttagaaatgtagctGCTTAATTTCCTGTAACTTTTGACGACACTAAAAGCTATTTCTTACTATTTCTATTTTACTATGGCCATGTTTTTCTTGCAATTGGAGCTGGGGTTGCAAAAGGCTTGAACATACATCATGAATAACTGACTACTTTGAAAGGAGAAATCACGCCCCACTCTGAAGTGTACAGCACTTCTTGGCATTTTGGTTTGAAGTACAAGATAGCACAGCAGCGACACAATAAATAACATTATTACATTATTGATAGACAAATTAATACATAAACAAGCAAACAAATGATGGCCCATATTTTACAGTAAAATCTGAACTGAAGACAGAGTCTGTGAGTGATTGGTGGTAAAGCCTTTTACACACATGTGTTCTGTGTGGCGCCTGCAACCATTGGTGTTTCTCTATTACCTTATTTGAACATGCTGTAATAAGGCCTACATAACACTGTCTTAAAACAAAGACAGTACATGTCAGCTTATGACGGACTTTGTACTGTTACGGCGTGTACTATTGTTTAGCTTAGCTAATTGGCTAAGCATGAAGCTGGCCAGATAGCATACTTGAATACCAGCCCAGATATGTAGTCCTTATGACAGCATGTTCAACAAAAGCCTAACTGGCACATGAGTGAAGGCTGCTGGGTAGTGTAGTTCTACATCAGGACATTGCCGCGTGTGTCAGGCAGCCGTAGCCCCACCAGTCCTCCTCCCACCAGTACAGTCGACGCCAGCAGGATGGGGATGGCCTTAGTGATGCCAACCAGAGAGCCGAAGATCAGGTTCCCCAGCACCGCTGCCAGCTTACACATGGCATTACAGAAGCCAAAGCCTGTacccctggagaggagaggaggagagagtcagggtacatgtgtctgtgtgtgtgtgtgtgtgtgtgtgtgtgtgtgtgtgtgtgtgtgtgtgtgtgtgtgtgtgtgtgtgtgtgtgtgtgtgtgtgtgtgtgtgtgtgtgtgtgtgtgtgtgtggtgtgtgtgtgcgtgcgtgatcTATCCACCTCCTGTCTGTAGGGTAAAGCTCAGCAGTGACTACATCCAGGGAGTTCCAGGCTGATATACTGAGGCCGTTATAGAGACACAGCATGAAGATCATCATAGACTCACTGGTACCAAACCACAGGAAGAAACAACTGATGCCTGACAGCACCATGGAGCCCCCTGAAGGACAAAACATGCTATTACACACAAGATCACAAAAACACGAGATGTCATTTAATAACACATTACAAATACATACTCTTTTTGGTGATGATTGTTTTTCTTCATTTCACAGCAAGGTCAAACTCCAGTGGGGTAGTCATGCAATTGAAACTCTGTCTGAATTCCAAAGACATACTCTGTATGAAGTAGAATTTCAAAAACGTGTACAATTGAAACACTCCTACCCAGCATGCTCAGGCGCCCTATCTTGTCCATGAGGAGGGCGGAGACTATGTTGCCGGGCAACACGGCAAGTGTCCCCAGGAAGTTGACAAAGTAGACCCAGTAGGCGCTGTAGTCGTCGTCGAAAGTCATCTGACAGCCCGTTTTGTTGTGATGAAATGAACTGTTGATCACCCTCGACCCTACCAGCTTAGAATCGTCAATATCTGGAGAGAAAGACATGGAGACGAACAGAGAATGAAGAGTACTAATTTGACTCCTTTCTGTGCTTTTTGTCTGGCAGGTGGATTTTGTTGCTGTGGTTGAACCCGCTGTGGTTGAAcccgcggcaggtagcctagcgggtaGGAGCATTGGTCCAGTAACTGaacggttgctggatcgaatccccgagctgacaaggtaaagatctgacgttctgcccctgagcaaggcagttaacccactgttccccggatgctgaagacgtggatgtcgattaaggcagcccccccgcacctcACTGATTCAAACGGGTTGAGTCAAATgttgaagacacatttcagttgaatgcattcagttgtacaactgactaggtatccccttttcatAGGGAAAgtcagtaggcctataactcttTTATTAACTCATGTTTGCCCACTATCATTCACAAATGGTACCACCCTGCCTCTTTGCCTCAGTAACTTCTCTTGATGAAGGGAAGGGTGAACAGGGGGTGGGAGGGGGGTCAAAAACATGGTCCATCAGCAAAAACATCCCAGGCCTTTTAGGGATAACTACGTAACTCCCCTCTGATCGAAAAACTATTAATACACATAAAGGAGACAAAGGCAGCAATCACtgccctctctttacctctctctcttcatctctcactccccttttctctctctttacctctctctcttcatctctccctcccccattcctctctctttacatctctcactccccttttctctctctttacctctctctcttcatctctccctcccccattcctctctctttacatctctcactccccttttctctctctttacctctctcttttcatctctccctcccccattcctctctctttacatctctcactccccttttctctctctttacctctctctcttcatctctcactccccttttctctctctttacctctctctcttcatctctcactccctttttctctctctttacctctctctcttcatctctcactccacttttctctctctttacctctctctcttcatctctccctcccccattcctctctctttacctctctctcttcatctctcactccctttttctctctctttacctctctctcttcatctctcactccctttttcctctctccccGCTCCCTCCATTACCACACcctcccccattcctctctctttGGTCTCTGCTCCCAGGAGGAGTGTCACTGCTAGAGGCAGTAAGACTACATTTCCCATGTGGCTTTTGCTCCAAGCTGACACGCCCAAATTGTTTTCATGTTCAGCTGTTTCCTAAAGGCTGAGGGGGAACCGTTTCTAAACCTGTGTCAGCTGAACTGCACCGTGGCTGTTTACAGTCCCCCAAATTCACTACTCCCTCGGAAACACTTGGTGTCCTGGAGGTGTTGTCTGGTTCAACCATTAGTCAGGTCCTCTTATAATTAAATTGCACTCTACCTGAATCTTACTTCATAAGAGCTACGTAACAGTCATAACGATGatataacatacagtaccagtcaaaggtttggacacacctactcattcaagggtttttctttatttttacaatgttctactctgtagaataatagtgaatacatcaaaactatggaataacagatgaagctggtggagagaacgccaagagtgtgcaaagctgtcatcaaggcaaagggtggctactttgaagaatctaaaatcgaaaatatattttgatatgttgaactctttttttggttactacatgattccatatgtgttattccatagttttgatgtcttcactattattctacaatgtaggatatagtacaaataaagaaaaacccttgaatgagtagctgtgtccaaacttttgactgttactgtatgtcATAATCAGTATTATAAGATAGCGTTAACCAAGATCTGGGAGCGTTAACCATTACAACGTGAATTGGTCTGTGTGAAGCCAATTTAGAAAGGATATCTTTCCTTGCCTTAACTTTAGAGCAGAATGTTTAATTTGGTGACCCTCTGTCTATCAAATGGAATTGAACTTAATGCTGCAGGAGCCTATGTGTGTGTAACGATCATTGCAATGATCGTTACACGCGGTGGTGCATAGGTGGTGCACACGGCTCGGTTTCTTTGTCAAGCACAATGAACAGGAAGCAAAGAGGCAATCTCAGCAGGGGAAAATTCAAAGGAAAAGCTATAACTGCCTGAACCCACTCTTCACTCTCCTCTACAACCTGTCTCTGGCACAATACAGAGAATGaggtgtctgagagagagagagagagagagagaaagagagagagagagagagagagagagagagagagagagagagagagagagagagagagagagagagagagagagagagagagagagagagagagaggcagaaagagagagagagagagagagagagagagatagagaggcagaaagagatagagatagagagagagcagagagagagagagagagcagagagagcaagagaacacaaagagagatagaggcagagagagagagagacacaaagagagagagagcagatagagcaagagagcagagacagagagagtgagaggcagagacagagagagagacacaaagagagagagagagagagagagagacacaaagagagagagagcagagagagcaagagagcagagacagagagagtgagagcagaaagaaagagagaatagagagagggggagcagagagagagagcagagaaatatagagagaggagaggaagagagttaTGTCCGAAGCATAATAGGGTTTTAGGAGAGGCTAGGCAGGGGGACACCTCATCTGTAACATGGTTGCTGTGAGGAAGAGACGTGAGTTACATTTCAAGTAAatatccaagtgtgtgtgtgtcgactcTCACCTGTGTTATAAAAGAAGGCCTCTACGAAGCTGCAGTTCTTGAATAATGAGCCTACTGTTGACACGTCATCAAAGTAACAGTTCTGAAACGTGGAGTCTACGAAGGTGACGGACTTCAACTTCATGCTGATGAACCTAGCGAGCCGGATATGCGATtaggacagaaggagaggaggagaggagaagaaaataagaaaacaagaagaaaaaagaagaatgcagaaataaataaaaaactccaTTACACCAACACTTATTTATGGTCGACACACACAAAGCCGAGGAGCTGAGATTGTAATCAGGCAAATAAACGATGTATGATATCCTCTCCAGCAGCCAGCGGTGTGAGACCACTAACTAGGAGCAAATCCTGGCCTATACGCTGACTCAGCCCTTTCTATCCGCGAGATAAGGAGACGTGTTGAACTGGACGGCTGGACTGGACTGATTAAAGACTGATTAAAGACTTTACAAAACAGAGACGCAACGCAGGTCCACTGGCCAGTATTGTTGATGCACAAACAAAACACAGcataagtgcacacacacacgtacacgaacacacacacacgtacacgaacacacacacgcacacacgtacacgaacacacacacacacgtacacgaacacacacacgtacacgaacacacacacacgcacacgcacacgaacacacacacacgcggtgTTGAGATGAACAAAGTTAATCTCTCACGTATTACAGCTCGAATAGATTGTTTTCAGTTCTGAGGTAACCATGGTTTCTAATGTAAGCGGTGTAGTACGTCAACGTGGTCCTGTGATATTGTGTGTATCCCAGCATGCCTGTCTCTTATCCACGCTACTGTATTACGATACTGCCTCTCATCTAATCTAATATATGTGTGTTGTGTCATGTTGTATTCATAGATGAGGTACAGAGGAGAAGCATAATACAAATATACATTGTGGTGTCTCCTCTGGCCTCTGAAAGAGGCAATAATAACCTtgccataaagagagagagagagagagaggaagaaaggcgAAGAAGGAGTGCGAGGAGAAGAGGgagtgagaaaaagagaaagacagagggagggagaaagagagagacagagaaggaatgGTAGGGAGgaggcgagggagagagatgatgTTTTTTAATTTCCTGGAGGCGGTGTAGATAAAGGAACGGTGTGTTGTTTGCGGGAATGACGGATCACACTGCAAACATGGAATGAGACAGGCTACTTTAAATATATTATCATTGGAGAAACTGGGGGTTCTGACAGAGTCTGTTGAACACATTAAAGACAGTCTCTTTAAGAGAGTCTGTTGGTTACAATACCTGTCGTTGACGAACACTCCGTTGGTGTGTATCTGGTTCTCCAGGGTGAAGTTAAAGGTGAAGTCTTCTATACGTTCGTTGTTGTGAGTCTTCACTCTGGAGGCGTACTCATCAGACTGAAGGTGATGGATGACATCAGGGAACCACACTGATAGGCCGTAGTACCTGCACACAGGAAATTACATCATCGTAGCTTGTTTTGTTTCAACGTTGTTCATTTGAAAAGTAGTGCAATGTATTATTGATGCTAAGTGGTTCCTTTAGCTATACTGAACAaagatataaatgcaacatgtaaagtgttggtcgcaTGTTTCATGAAGTGAATTAGAAAaattccatacattttccatatgcacaaaaagcttatttctgtcaaattttgtgcacaaatttgtttacatccctgttagtgagcatttctcctttgccaagataatccatccacctgacagttgtgtcttatcaagaagctgattaaacagcatgatcattacacaggagcaccttgtgctggggacaataaaaggccactctaaaatgtgcagttctgtcccactacacaatgctacagatgtctcaagttttgagggagcgtgcaattggcatgctggctgcaggaatgtccaacagagctgttttagagaatttggcagtttaTCCAACCGGCCTCCAACCGcacaccacgtgtaaccacgccagcccaggaccacatctggcttcttcacttgcgggatcgtctgaggagggggagggggggtgctgaggagtacttctgtcttttgtggggaaaaactcattccgattggctgggcctggctcctcagtgggtgggcctacgCCCTCCCAGGCCAactcatggctgcacccctgcccagtcatgtgaaatcaatagattagggcctaatacgtttatttaaattgactgatttacttctATGAAAttgaactcagtaaaatcttggaaattgctgcatgttgcatttatatttttgttcagtctagATGGGCGATCTCTTTCCCTGTTAGCGTGTTAGCATTTATCACAGGGATATCAGCGAGACACTGGCTATATCTCAGAGTCAGACACTTATCATTATGAACACACAGACTCGGCTGGGACAGACTGATAACTGGGATAAGTACTGCTGAGAGTAGAGCAACACTTCAACACCTTAATTTAATAGACAGAGTGGAGTTTTAGAGGACAATCTCACCCAAAAGACAGTGTGAACCACACGATGGCCAGTTTGATGGTGTTGTCTCTGACCGGGTAGTTGAAACATTTCATGAACGTTAACCAGATCTAAACAGAgtaaatgggagagagagagatggaaatagGGAGAGGGTGATACATTTGTTCATCATAATGCTTTCATATCATCTGGGAATCGGACTCCTACCCCTCTGAGTTCGGTCCTGATCCTGAAGAGGACTTTGGCCACAGGGTTGGCTGAGTCTGACTGCATCTCCACCAACTCATCCAGATGCTTAGGAAGCTTTATCCTGTTCACCTACAGTACAGGGGTAGAcacagtcaatgtgtgtgtgtgtttgtgaacaaacaaacaccattgtttaaatatcccatatttatgtttatttattttcccttttgtactttaactatttgcacatcgttacaacactgtatatagacataatatgacatttgaaatgtctttattcttttgaaacttctgtgagtgtaatgttaacagtacatttttattgtttatttcatttttgtttattatctacttcacttgctttgccaatgtaaacatatgtttcccatgccaataaagctattgaattgaattgagagagagacagagagcgagagagagagagcgaaagagagaaagagagacggacaaagaaacagacagacagacaggcaggcaggcaggcaggcaggcaggcaggcaggcaggcaggcaggcaggcaggcaggcaggcagacagacagacagacagacagacagacagacagacagacagacagacagacagacagacagacagacagacagacagacagacagacagacagacagacagacagacagacagacagacagacagacagacagacagacagacgagtgcgagcaagcaagagagagagagaggtactatATACTCACAGTAAAGACTTTCTCTGGTTCTCCGCGGGCCCTCATGTTGGTGTCGTGGATCTGTTTCAGCACCATCCAGGCCTCGTCATGTTTACCCATCtatacacagagaggagggttacacacacacacacacacacgcacacacgcacacacacacacactccttaccTCTAGGAAAAACCGTGGGCTCTCAGGTATGAAGGTGAGTGCtacaacagcacacacacagggcaGAGCACACACCACCACAAACACTCTCCAACTGTGGAACTGGTAAGCCGAGCCCATACTGAAACTCCAAcctgcacacacaaacagaaaccaCCAATCAGATACAAGCAAAATTAGCACAGAAATACAAATTCCATGCCTAATATGACGTATTTTTGGAAAAAGTATGAAGGTCTGAAAATCTTAAAGTGCCACCAAGCACCCTGAAATCATCAGCCTGTTTCATTATTGTCTCTTATGAGGAAACACACACTTCTATTTTCCACATGAGATGCAGCATGTTGATGGTAATGAGAATGACTAGAGGCTGAAGAACACCATATGGTGAAGAGAAcgggcgagaaagagagagagagaaggagagagaaagagagagagagaaggagagagaaagagagagagagaaggagagagaaagagagagagagaaggagagagaaagagagagagagaaggagagagaaagacaaagcgTTGGGTTCAATTCTTATTGGAGGCATTCAGTGAGACTAATTGATACAGCAATCTCTGAGGACAGCAAAGCAAGAACTCAGGTAACAGCCTCAGTTAGCAACCACTGCACAcactaccttctctctctctctctctcttcccttctttttctttgattcctctctgtcttttcttctcTGTATCTATTATTCTCTTTCTTACAGGAAGGAATGTAGGCCGACAGCACATAAAGTATATCTTCAGCATCCCCTGAACAGAATGAAAATAAAGACACACAGCAAGCAGACAGCTGGTGATTTTACAGTCAGTGTATGGGTGGTATTCTGGCTTGCCCCTGGGCTGGAGGGAGAAAGCCACAGAGCTGTCATAGAATAGAATACATAAAAATATTATCAATTTATTCTATTAAATAAGTAAATCAATCCatggattctatttctatggttatgTCAGGGAGATAGCAGAAGTGTAAGGGGGAGTTATGGTGATATCACAGTATTGTAAACCAAATCATGTCTGTTTGAgggttgttggtgtgtgtgtgtgtgtgtgtgtgtgtgtgtgtgtgtgtgtgtgtgtgtgtgtgtgtgtgtgtgtgtgtgtgtgtgtgtgtgtgtgtgtgtgtgtgtgtgtgtgtgtgtgtgtgtgtgtgtgtgtgtgtgtgtgtgtgtgtgtgtatcccatgGGGATGTGTTAGATTCTACCAGTACAAATCTCATTAGGAGAATTATAATGGACTGGAGGGTATGGCtgactgactcacacacacatatgcacacgtacaggcatccgcgcgcacacacacacagcaagattTATTGAGCTACGCTATGCAGAATAACGCAatgtcacaccacacacacatacacacctgcaGTATCCTTGGTCTCAGCGCATTGCCCACGACCAATGTTAaatcactgagcaaatttcaggtctgctgagcgcaaacttgaacgttgtgaaaattctgtgcaacttccagcgcacGCTTACTGTGAACACtaaggctgtacccgctttaagttatta
Encoded here:
- the LOC139552174 gene encoding synaptic vesicle glycoprotein 2C-like isoform X2 yields the protein MDEPYNNRTSLVKGAKDIAKEAKRHAAKKVSKVVNRAADEYSSQRNYSQFQNEDDDDDDGRYAYTQPDDNDHFPGGLTAKDKDEEDYASDATEGHDDEDEIYEGEYQGVPADGKPRDGHDSLGQLVSDSTRDRKDLEQERQADEEELAQQYELIMQECGHGRFQWQLFFVLGMALMSDGVEVFVVGFVLPSAELDMCVPNSGAGWLGSIVYLGMMMGAFFWGGLSDKVGRKQCLLIAMSVNGFFSFLSSFVQGIGGAVPIVFPYFAEFLAREKRGEHLSWLCMFWMIGGIYASAMAWLIIPHYGWSFSMGSAYQFHSWRVFVVVCALPCVCAVVALTFIPESPRFFLEMGKHDEAWMVLKQIHDTNMRARGEPEKVFTVNRIKLPKHLDELVEMQSDSANPVAKVLFRIRTELRGIWLTFMKCFNYPVRDNTIKLAIVWFTLSFGYYGLSVWFPDVIHHLQSDEYASRVKTHNNERIEDFTFNFTLENQIHTNGVFVNDRFISMKLKSVTFVDSTFQNCYFDDVSTVGSLFKNCSFVEAFFYNTDIDDSKLVGSRVINSSFHHNKTGCQMTFDDDYSAYWVYFVNFLGTLAVLPGNIVSALLMDKIGRLSMLGGSMVLSGISCFFLWFGTSESMMIFMLCLYNGLSISAWNSLDVVTAELYPTDRRGTGFGFCNAMCKLAAVLGNLIFGSLVGITKAIPILLASTVLVGGGLVGLRLPDTRGNVLM
- the LOC139552174 gene encoding synaptic vesicle glycoprotein 2C-like isoform X1, which translates into the protein MDEPYNNRTSLVKGAKDIAKEAKRHAAKKVSKVVNRAADEYSSQRNYSQFQNEDDDDDDGRYAYTQPDDNDHFPGGLTAKDKDEEDYASDATEGHDDEDEIYEGEYQGVPADGKPRDGHDSLGQLVSDSTRDRKDLEQERQADEEELAQQYELIMQECGHGRFQWQLFFVLGMALMSDGVEVFVVGFVLPSAELDMCVPNSGAGWLGSIVYLGMMMGAFFWGGLSDKVGRKQCLLIAMSVNGFFSFLSSFVQGYGMFLFCRMLSGFGIGGAVPIVFPYFAEFLAREKRGEHLSWLCMFWMIGGIYASAMAWLIIPHYGWSFSMGSAYQFHSWRVFVVVCALPCVCAVVALTFIPESPRFFLEMGKHDEAWMVLKQIHDTNMRARGEPEKVFTVNRIKLPKHLDELVEMQSDSANPVAKVLFRIRTELRGIWLTFMKCFNYPVRDNTIKLAIVWFTLSFGYYGLSVWFPDVIHHLQSDEYASRVKTHNNERIEDFTFNFTLENQIHTNGVFVNDRFISMKLKSVTFVDSTFQNCYFDDVSTVGSLFKNCSFVEAFFYNTDIDDSKLVGSRVINSSFHHNKTGCQMTFDDDYSAYWVYFVNFLGTLAVLPGNIVSALLMDKIGRLSMLGGSMVLSGISCFFLWFGTSESMMIFMLCLYNGLSISAWNSLDVVTAELYPTDRRGTGFGFCNAMCKLAAVLGNLIFGSLVGITKAIPILLASTVLVGGGLVGLRLPDTRGNVLM